Genomic DNA from ANME-2 cluster archaeon:
ACCCTATCGAATTTAATTGTCTTTCTATTGATGTGATCAAGTATCCTGCCCGGTGTTCCTACCACAACATCAGCAGTCTTTAAGCCCCTGATCTGCTGGCTGATCCCAACACCACCATATATTGCCATAATTTTTAAAGGGCTGAACATTGAGAATTTCGTTAAAGCACCTGCAACCTGCTCTGCCAATTCCCGGGTGGGAGTCAGGATCAAAGCCTGTATACCTTTTCCTTTTTCAGCATTCTGTAATATGCCACAAGCAAATGCCAGGGTCTTTCCAGAACCTGTGGCTGATCCGGCTATAATATCTTTACCTGCAAGGATTAACGGGATTGTTTTTTCCTGTATCTCGGTAGGATTATCAAAATGCTCATATCTTATAGATTTTAGGAGGGGCACACTAATGCCAAGATTTTTAAATTTGTCCATATTTAAACTTTCCATATTTTTTCAAAAAAAAGCTGCTTAATTGCTTTTTTTTGTCCACTTCGTTAAGTTATTAAAAACAATTAAGAGCTATAAGCACAACTGTATGAAAGTTAAGATTAATTTACGCTTAAAAGTTGTTGGGCTTTCTTAATGTTTGTCATTAGCTTATAGTTATGCCTATTTTGACAGTATCTCCGAATAACTTAACAACTTTCTTTGGTTTCATTTATTTCTCACCCGGACCCAATTTTCCATCAATCTAGGCCACATTCTTAATTTCATCATAACCTTTAAATATATAGGATATCCATAGGATATCCAATGAGGAAAGTAGAAATACAACTACAAAATCATCTAGAAATAGAAGGTATCGAAGGATTTTTTGTTCGCAAAGTAACAAAATTCGGAAATAGTGCCAAAGTTGATTGTCCAAAGGAGTATCTTGGCCGTACGGTTTACTTGGTAATAGTATGACAATTGCTCCCGCTAGAGCTTTTCGAACTCTAAAGACATTGGACACATTCATCGATCGTTCTTTGAATCTAAAACCAAAAGGAAAATTTCTTTCTGGATTTCATTATGAGCGAGAACTC
This window encodes:
- a CDS encoding DUF2080 family transposase-associated protein, producing MRKVEIQLQNHLEIEGIEGFFVRKVTKFGNSAKVDCPKEYLGRTVYLVIV